A window from Streptomyces griseiscabiei encodes these proteins:
- a CDS encoding MFS transporter, with product MKRPTAPRTAAFAAPAGAGPHRGPALWGLLFVLAANMLIDALEVSVALVALPAIGDDLGLAPHQLQWVVSGFAAGFGALLLFGGRLVAVLGRRPVYLGALLVFAAASLVGALADQAPLLVATRFLKGFCVALTAPTGLAIIMSAFPEGPARGRALSVYSLFGASGFSAGLVLSGALTEVSWRWTFAFPAPVALLLFAFARRLIPRDAPPPGTPRRYDAAGALSLTAATLLAVAGIAAGPAVGWAHPLTLGTLLLAALSALVLVRVERTTRQPLLPAELFRQRALVRSALGAGALNGSYLGLLLVSTLHLQQQAGYGPWQTGLAFLPAAAPLALTALHSGRLVTRFGPARLIAAGAAAAPLGYLLYPREGAAVRYVTDVLPTMLLVGAAFVLAFTAFHTQATGSVPEPLRAAAGSFYQTAVQLAAALTTVLCAALYPLGRGPALVPVTAVALAGLAVALHGLVPRRTRPGGRPRASGPPGTALPYGNRHSHGPGDTP from the coding sequence ATGAAACGCCCGACGGCGCCGCGGACCGCGGCTTTCGCCGCACCGGCCGGAGCCGGCCCGCACCGGGGCCCGGCCCTGTGGGGCCTGCTGTTCGTCCTCGCCGCCAACATGCTCATCGACGCCCTGGAGGTGTCCGTCGCCCTGGTGGCGCTGCCCGCCATCGGGGACGACCTGGGACTGGCGCCGCACCAGCTGCAGTGGGTGGTCTCCGGGTTCGCCGCCGGATTCGGGGCGCTGCTGCTGTTCGGCGGCCGGCTCGTGGCCGTCCTGGGCCGGCGCCCGGTCTACCTCGGGGCGCTGCTCGTCTTCGCCGCCGCCTCGCTGGTCGGCGCGCTGGCCGACCAGGCCCCCCTGCTCGTCGCCACCCGGTTCCTGAAGGGTTTCTGCGTGGCCCTGACCGCCCCCACCGGCCTCGCCATCATCATGTCCGCCTTCCCCGAGGGGCCCGCGCGCGGCCGCGCCCTGTCGGTCTACTCCCTCTTCGGTGCCAGCGGGTTCTCGGCGGGACTGGTCCTCTCCGGAGCGCTCACCGAGGTGAGCTGGCGATGGACGTTCGCCTTCCCCGCCCCGGTCGCCCTGTTGCTCTTCGCCTTCGCCCGGCGGCTGATCCCCCGGGACGCGCCGCCCCCGGGGACACCCCGCCGGTACGACGCCGCGGGCGCCCTCAGCCTCACGGCGGCGACGCTGCTCGCGGTGGCCGGGATCGCGGCGGGCCCCGCCGTCGGCTGGGCCCATCCGCTCACGCTCGGCACCCTGCTGCTCGCGGCCCTGTCCGCCCTGGTCCTCGTCCGTGTCGAACGCACCACGCGGCAGCCCCTGCTGCCCGCGGAGCTGTTCCGGCAGCGCGCGCTGGTGCGCTCCGCGCTCGGCGCGGGCGCGCTCAACGGCTCCTATCTCGGGCTGCTCCTGGTGAGCACGCTCCACCTGCAGCAGCAGGCCGGCTACGGCCCCTGGCAGACGGGCCTCGCCTTCCTGCCGGCCGCCGCACCGCTCGCCCTCACCGCTCTGCACTCGGGGCGTCTCGTCACCCGATTCGGGCCCGCCCGTCTGATCGCGGCGGGTGCCGCCGCCGCACCGCTCGGCTATCTGCTGTACCCGCGCGAGGGCGCCGCCGTCCGGTACGTCACCGACGTGCTGCCCACGATGCTGCTGGTCGGCGCCGCGTTCGTCCTGGCCTTCACCGCCTTCCACACGCAGGCCACCGGCTCGGTTCCGGAGCCGCTGCGGGCGGCCGCCGGCAGCTTCTACCAGACGGCGGTGCAACTGGCGGCCGCTCTGACGACCGTGCTCTGCGCCGCGCTGTACCCGCTGGGCCGCGGGCCCGCGCTCGTGCCGGTCACGGCCGTCGCCCTGGCCGGGCTCGCCGTCGCCCTGCACGGTCTCGTGCCACGCCGTACCCGGCCCGGCGGCCGCCCCCGCGCCTCCGGCCCGCCCGGCACCGCCCTCCCGTACGGAAACCGACACTCACACGGACCCGGGGACACACCATGA
- a CDS encoding acyl carrier protein: protein MTATSYAGPARPAGAEVRVPDLAALAAAAPDERARMLDLYVRQELGLLLGIAPHLVDTTGRPMNSLGIGSIAGLELQFRIEDALRVELNLQMLLLAHSAAELIGCLAGQLGGARTLRHEGAAVAA, encoded by the coding sequence ATGACAGCGACCTCATACGCCGGGCCCGCCCGTCCGGCCGGAGCCGAGGTGCGCGTGCCCGACCTCGCGGCCCTGGCCGCGGCGGCACCCGACGAGCGCGCCAGGATGCTCGACCTCTACGTACGCCAGGAGCTCGGCCTGCTCCTGGGCATCGCCCCGCACCTCGTCGACACCACGGGCCGGCCCATGAACAGCCTGGGCATCGGCTCGATCGCCGGACTCGAACTCCAGTTCAGGATCGAGGACGCCCTGCGTGTCGAACTGAACCTGCAGATGCTGCTCCTCGCCCACAGCGCCGCCGAACTGATCGGCTGTCTGGCCGGCCAGCTCGGCGGCGCCCGCACGCTGCGGCACGAAGGGGCGGCGGTAGCGGCATGA
- a CDS encoding 4'-phosphopantetheinyl transferase family protein: MTGAHRAVSAPPRRAPAVGRAVTATPSPCADAGGGEFTVAEGRVDLWLIRRPEGPDAALLDTSELDSAERHRAASFIRPADGLLYAAAHVALRRLLGRYTGTPPRDVRFVREPCPGCGRAHGRPALAPRSLHFSLSHSAGLAMVGVASVPVGVDVERLPRAETVEVCGRALHPGERAELADAEGAERILRFGRIWTRKEAFLKGLGTGLSRPSVLDYLGADAARHPRGWTVLDVPCAPTHSAAAAVSGPAPGTVTVRALPGTWLGARGHPAGGTAPHGPPAAPGAPTTDQKDVT; this comes from the coding sequence ATGACGGGAGCCCACCGCGCGGTGAGCGCGCCGCCGCGGCGCGCGCCGGCCGTGGGCCGTGCGGTCACCGCGACCCCCTCGCCCTGTGCCGACGCGGGCGGCGGGGAGTTCACCGTCGCGGAGGGCCGGGTCGACCTGTGGCTGATCCGCCGCCCCGAGGGCCCGGACGCGGCCCTGCTCGACACCTCGGAGCTGGACTCCGCGGAGCGCCACCGGGCGGCCTCGTTCATCCGGCCGGCCGACGGTCTGCTGTACGCCGCCGCCCATGTCGCCCTGCGCCGCCTTCTGGGGCGCTACACCGGCACCCCGCCGCGGGACGTGCGGTTCGTCCGCGAGCCGTGCCCCGGGTGCGGCCGGGCCCACGGCAGACCGGCCCTCGCCCCGCGTTCGCTGCACTTCTCCCTGTCGCACAGCGCCGGGCTCGCCATGGTCGGGGTGGCTTCCGTCCCGGTCGGCGTGGACGTGGAGAGGCTGCCGCGCGCGGAGACGGTCGAGGTCTGCGGCCGGGCACTGCACCCCGGCGAGCGCGCCGAACTCGCCGATGCCGAGGGCGCGGAGCGCATACTCCGCTTCGGCCGGATCTGGACGCGCAAGGAAGCCTTCCTCAAGGGACTGGGCACGGGCCTGAGCCGCCCCTCCGTCCTGGACTACCTCGGCGCCGACGCCGCGCGCCACCCGCGGGGCTGGACGGTGCTCGACGTCCCCTGCGCCCCGACCCACTCGGCCGCGGCCGCGGTCAGCGGCCCCGCACCCGGCACGGTCACCGTACGAGCACTGCCCGGGACGTGGCTGGGCGCCCGCGGCCACCCCGCCGGTGGCACGGCACCGCACGGACCTCCGGCCGCTCCGGGGGCGCCGACGACCGACCAGAAGGACGTGACATGA
- a CDS encoding ACP S-malonyltransferase, giving the protein MTSTAFVFPGQGAQRVGMTDHLLAGRPDLFDTYFRAADGLLGIPLSRLVRHGPARDLDDPAVAQPAVLLTSLVTLDVLRGHGIGPDAVAGHSLGEYAALVAAGVLEWTDALALVRLRGELVATVNDRVPGATAAVLGLDGAQVARLCSVAAGTVEVGGDNAPGQTVISGEAAAVAWATAAALDAGASQVVPLKAGGSFHSRLLRGIEAEFTEALIATPFHAPRVPLVSSTTGARITSATEAVVALRSQLTSPVRWPEAVRALGAVGTGRFVEAGPGRVLGGLIRRIAPGARVHATHTARHLALTVDAFAAAAV; this is encoded by the coding sequence ATGACCAGCACCGCATTCGTCTTCCCCGGGCAGGGCGCCCAGCGGGTCGGCATGACGGACCACCTGCTCGCCGGGCGGCCCGACCTGTTCGACACCTACTTCCGCGCGGCCGACGGCCTGCTCGGCATCCCGCTGTCCCGGCTCGTCCGGCACGGGCCCGCGCGCGACCTGGACGACCCGGCCGTCGCCCAGCCCGCCGTTCTGCTGACCAGCCTGGTCACCCTGGACGTGCTGCGCGGCCACGGCATCGGACCCGACGCCGTCGCGGGCCACAGCCTGGGCGAGTACGCGGCCCTCGTCGCGGCCGGCGTCCTGGAGTGGACCGACGCACTGGCACTGGTACGGCTGCGCGGTGAACTCGTCGCCACCGTGAACGACCGGGTGCCCGGCGCCACCGCCGCGGTCCTGGGCCTGGACGGGGCACAGGTGGCCCGGCTGTGCTCCGTGGCCGCGGGCACCGTCGAGGTCGGCGGCGACAACGCACCGGGCCAGACGGTGATCTCCGGCGAGGCGGCGGCCGTGGCGTGGGCGACGGCGGCGGCACTGGACGCCGGTGCGAGCCAGGTCGTACCGCTGAAGGCGGGCGGCTCCTTCCACTCCCGGCTGCTGCGCGGCATCGAGGCCGAGTTCACCGAGGCGCTCATCGCCACCCCGTTCCACGCCCCGCGCGTCCCCCTGGTCTCCAGCACCACGGGCGCCCGGATCACCAGCGCCACCGAAGCCGTCGTCGCCCTGCGCAGCCAGCTCACCAGCCCGGTGCGCTGGCCCGAGGCGGTCCGCGCGCTGGGCGCGGTCGGCACCGGCCGGTTCGTCGAGGCCGGACCCGGTCGGGTCCTCGGCGGACTGATCCGCCGGATCGCCCCCGGCGCCCGCGTCCACGCGACGCACACCGCGCGCCACCTGGCCCTGACCGTCGACGCGTTCGCGGCGGCGGCCGTCTGA
- a CDS encoding acyl-CoA carboxylase subunit beta — translation MPDSDGTILGRIAELTEIKESARLGPDPAATERQHAKGKLTAHERIALLLDKGSFNEVEPLRRHRASGFGLEDKRPYSDGVVTGWGSVHGRTVFVYAHDFRVFGGALGEAHAQKIHKIQDLAEAAGAPLVSLNDGAGARIQEGVTALAGYGGIFRRNTRCSGVIPQISVMLGPCAGGAAYSPALTDFVFMVRETSQMFITGPDVVKAVTGEEITQNGLGGADVHSATSGVSHFAYDDEEACIEDVRYLLSLLPANNRELAPVERSGDPAYRLNDPLLDLVPAGAGQAYDIRKVIEEIVDDGEFFEVHPAWATNIVCALTRLDGHVVGVVANQPAAMAGVLDIEASEKGARFVQFCDAFNIPLVTLVDVPGFLPGVDQEHNGIIRRGAKLLYAYCNATVPRISLVLRKAYGGAYIVMDSRSIGADLALAWPTNEIAVMGAEGAANVVFRREINAAEDPDAVRRQRIAEYKDELMHPYYAAERGLIDDVIDPRETRSVLIRSLDMLRAKHADLPTRKHGNPPQ, via the coding sequence ATGCCCGACAGCGACGGGACGATCCTCGGCCGCATCGCCGAGCTGACCGAGATCAAGGAGTCGGCACGGCTGGGCCCCGACCCGGCGGCCACCGAACGCCAGCACGCCAAGGGGAAACTGACCGCGCACGAACGGATCGCCCTGCTCCTCGACAAGGGTTCCTTCAACGAGGTGGAGCCGCTGCGCCGACACCGCGCGAGCGGCTTCGGACTGGAGGACAAGAGGCCCTACAGCGACGGCGTGGTCACCGGGTGGGGGAGCGTCCACGGCCGCACGGTCTTCGTGTACGCGCACGACTTCCGTGTCTTCGGCGGGGCACTCGGCGAGGCACACGCCCAGAAGATCCACAAGATCCAGGATCTGGCCGAGGCGGCGGGCGCCCCGCTGGTCTCCCTGAACGACGGCGCGGGCGCCCGCATCCAGGAGGGGGTCACCGCGCTCGCCGGCTACGGCGGGATCTTCCGGCGCAACACCCGCTGCTCGGGCGTCATCCCGCAGATCTCGGTGATGCTCGGCCCGTGCGCGGGCGGTGCGGCCTACTCGCCCGCCCTCACGGACTTCGTGTTCATGGTCCGCGAGACCTCGCAGATGTTCATCACCGGCCCGGACGTCGTCAAGGCGGTCACCGGCGAGGAGATCACCCAGAACGGCCTCGGCGGCGCCGACGTGCACTCCGCGACGTCGGGCGTGTCCCACTTCGCGTACGACGACGAGGAGGCGTGCATCGAGGACGTGCGCTACCTGCTCTCGCTGCTGCCCGCCAACAACCGCGAACTGGCCCCCGTGGAGCGCTCCGGCGACCCGGCGTACCGGCTCAACGACCCGCTCCTCGACCTCGTGCCGGCCGGTGCCGGTCAGGCGTACGACATCCGCAAGGTGATCGAGGAGATCGTCGACGACGGGGAGTTCTTCGAGGTCCACCCGGCCTGGGCCACCAACATCGTGTGCGCCCTGACCCGTCTCGACGGCCATGTCGTCGGCGTCGTCGCCAACCAGCCCGCGGCCATGGCGGGGGTGCTCGACATCGAGGCGTCGGAGAAGGGCGCGCGCTTCGTCCAGTTCTGCGACGCCTTCAACATCCCGCTGGTCACTCTGGTGGACGTGCCGGGCTTCCTGCCGGGCGTCGACCAGGAGCACAACGGCATCATCCGGCGTGGCGCCAAGCTCCTGTACGCGTACTGCAACGCGACCGTGCCGCGGATCTCGCTCGTGCTGCGCAAGGCCTACGGCGGCGCGTACATCGTGATGGACTCCCGCTCCATCGGCGCCGACCTCGCCCTGGCGTGGCCCACCAACGAGATCGCGGTGATGGGCGCGGAAGGCGCCGCGAACGTCGTGTTCCGGCGCGAGATCAACGCCGCCGAGGACCCGGACGCCGTACGCCGGCAGCGCATCGCCGAGTACAAGGACGAGCTGATGCACCCGTACTACGCGGCCGAGCGCGGCCTGATCGACGACGTCATCGACCCGCGTGAGACCCGCTCGGTGCTGATCCGCTCACTGGACATGCTCCGCGCCAAACACGCCGACCTGCCCACCCGCAAGCACGGAAACCCGCCGCAGTGA
- a CDS encoding acyl-CoA carboxylase subunit epsilon: MPDHRSVPRTDAVLRVVRGSPSPEELAAVTALLVARLAAPDDDTGTGTAGTEPAVAGWRRPERRPPFVGPRTWRRP, translated from the coding sequence GTGCCCGACCACCGGAGCGTGCCCCGGACCGACGCCGTGCTGCGTGTCGTCAGGGGCAGCCCCAGCCCCGAGGAACTGGCCGCGGTGACCGCCCTGTTGGTGGCCCGGTTGGCCGCGCCGGACGACGACACCGGCACCGGCACGGCCGGAACCGAACCGGCCGTCGCGGGCTGGCGCAGGCCGGAACGCCGTCCTCCCTTCGTCGGTCCGCGCACCTGGCGCCGGCCCTGA
- a CDS encoding nuclear transport factor 2 family protein yields the protein MTPTPADLTEPLARQLSRLAERAAISDLIDRYTVILDDQDRDGFDATWPRAFFTEDCRLDFPIGGHHGLDGLAEFHHRAKRNFTATHHLSSNHLIRLDGDRADVRFQMIAVHLHPRAVRERAQVDPGELFRIGGHYEGETVRTPDGWRFSRWTFHVVWTDGVSPAELA from the coding sequence ATGACGCCGACACCGGCCGACCTCACCGAACCCCTGGCGCGGCAGCTGTCCCGGCTGGCCGAGCGGGCGGCGATCTCGGACCTCATCGACCGTTACACCGTGATCCTCGACGACCAGGACCGCGACGGCTTCGACGCCACCTGGCCGCGCGCGTTCTTCACCGAGGACTGCCGGCTCGACTTCCCCATCGGCGGACACCACGGCCTCGACGGCCTGGCGGAGTTCCACCACCGGGCCAAGCGGAACTTCACGGCCACCCACCACCTCAGCTCCAACCACCTGATCCGGCTCGACGGCGACCGTGCCGACGTCCGCTTCCAGATGATCGCCGTCCACCTCCACCCACGGGCGGTCCGCGAGCGGGCCCAGGTGGACCCCGGGGAGCTGTTCAGGATCGGTGGCCACTACGAGGGCGAGACCGTGCGCACCCCGGACGGATGGCGGTTCTCGCGCTGGACCTTCCACGTGGTGTGGACCGACGGGGTGTCGCCGGCCGAACTCGCCTGA
- a CDS encoding SCO6745 family protein produces the protein MHTPDPPSAQDVRRCQEALNSLHSTIYFAPDLAGALAGYGITDDMGGYLVGRAAALGPAGPGVVTALFYSFEHGMVAGHLPGAWERITPAQVWEERLRAADATLHRALGAGTLTGPRVREAARLALAAATGGRREGRPMFAALADLPVPHKPHLVLWYAATLLREHRGDSHIGALAAAGLDGLEALVSHCASAAGMPREMVMTKRGWTEEDWSAAEDRLRGRGLMTADGALTARGEELRAALEDETDRRDRAPYEHLGTRGVVRLTELCEGFVRSAAAAGIFPPPLVDFFVPGGGRTPAETLA, from the coding sequence ATGCACACCCCCGACCCGCCGTCCGCGCAGGACGTCAGGCGCTGCCAGGAGGCGCTCAACAGCCTGCACTCCACCATCTACTTCGCCCCGGATCTCGCCGGGGCGCTCGCCGGGTACGGCATCACCGACGACATGGGCGGCTACCTCGTGGGCCGGGCCGCGGCCCTCGGGCCGGCCGGCCCCGGTGTGGTCACCGCGCTGTTCTACAGCTTCGAGCACGGCATGGTCGCGGGGCACCTCCCCGGCGCCTGGGAGCGCATCACCCCCGCGCAGGTCTGGGAGGAGCGGCTGCGCGCCGCCGACGCCACCCTGCACCGGGCGCTGGGCGCCGGCACCCTGACGGGACCGCGGGTGCGCGAGGCGGCACGCCTCGCCCTGGCCGCCGCGACCGGGGGCCGCCGCGAGGGACGTCCGATGTTCGCCGCCCTCGCCGACCTGCCCGTCCCGCACAAGCCGCACCTGGTGCTCTGGTACGCGGCCACCCTGCTGCGCGAGCACCGCGGTGACAGCCACATCGGCGCACTCGCCGCGGCCGGACTCGACGGCCTCGAAGCCCTCGTCTCCCACTGCGCGAGCGCCGCCGGCATGCCCCGCGAGATGGTGATGACCAAGCGCGGCTGGACCGAGGAGGACTGGAGCGCGGCCGAGGACCGGCTCCGCGGGCGCGGACTGATGACGGCGGACGGCGCCCTCACCGCCCGCGGCGAGGAACTGCGCGCCGCCCTGGAGGACGAGACCGACCGCCGCGACCGGGCCCCGTACGAGCACCTGGGCACGCGGGGTGTGGTCCGGCTGACCGAGCTCTGCGAGGGCTTCGTCCGCTCGGCGGCCGCGGCGGGGATCTTCCCCCCGCCGCTGGTGGACTTCTTCGTACCCGGCGGCGGACGGACCCCGGCGGAGACACTCGCGTGA
- a CDS encoding MFS transporter, whose amino-acid sequence MTMTAPPRAGRREWVGLVVLALPTVLLSMDLTVLHLAIPSISSELRPSGPELLWITDIYGFTLAGFLITMGTLGDRVGRRRLLLTGAVAFTAASVLAALSTGPEMLIATRALLGVAASTLMPSTLSLIRNMFLDPRQRSAAVGVWMTSFMVGAMLGPPVGGLLLEWFWWGSVFLLALPVMALLLVIGPLVLPEYRNEDAGRLDLPSALLSLLAVLSVVYAVKTVASHGFTAAALASAVAGTVLAVIFVRRQKRLTEPLLDLALFRNRTFSTALTAMTVCSLVMMGSNLFVAQYLQLVLGLPPLRAGLWMIPSTLASITAVMVVQRLVRRYRPALLMSVSFVIAALGFAVITRSEGPHSLTMVLTGTCVFAFGLAAPGVLSADILLGSGPPERAGEVSAIQETSTELGGAFGLAVLGSVFNAAYRAEVADAVPGGTPEAAASAARDTLGGAVDAASRAPGQPWTDDLLDVTRNGFVDAFHTTALVSIAVVLLTAALVASVLRRADAPEAAH is encoded by the coding sequence ATGACCATGACGGCCCCGCCCCGCGCCGGCCGACGCGAGTGGGTCGGCCTTGTGGTACTGGCACTGCCCACCGTGCTGCTCTCCATGGATCTCACCGTGCTCCACCTGGCGATCCCGAGCATCAGCAGCGAACTGCGGCCCAGTGGCCCCGAACTGCTGTGGATCACCGACATCTACGGGTTCACGCTCGCCGGCTTCCTCATCACCATGGGGACCCTCGGCGACCGTGTGGGCCGCCGGCGGCTGCTGCTGACCGGCGCCGTCGCCTTCACCGCGGCGTCCGTGCTCGCGGCCCTGTCCACCGGCCCCGAAATGCTGATCGCGACCCGCGCGCTGCTGGGCGTCGCCGCCTCCACGCTCATGCCGTCGACGCTGTCGCTCATCCGCAACATGTTCCTCGACCCCCGCCAGCGCTCGGCCGCGGTCGGCGTCTGGATGACCAGCTTCATGGTCGGCGCGATGCTCGGCCCGCCCGTCGGCGGCCTGCTGCTCGAATGGTTCTGGTGGGGCTCGGTGTTCCTGCTCGCCCTGCCGGTGATGGCGCTGCTGCTGGTGATCGGACCGCTCGTGCTGCCCGAGTACCGCAACGAGGACGCCGGCCGGCTCGACCTGCCGAGCGCCCTGCTGTCGCTGCTCGCCGTCCTGAGCGTCGTCTACGCCGTCAAGACCGTCGCGTCGCACGGCTTCACCGCCGCGGCCCTCGCCTCCGCCGTCGCCGGGACCGTGCTGGCCGTGATCTTCGTACGCCGGCAGAAGCGCCTGACGGAACCGCTCCTCGACCTCGCCCTGTTCCGCAACCGCACCTTCTCCACCGCGCTGACGGCCATGACCGTCTGCTCCCTGGTCATGATGGGCAGCAACCTCTTCGTCGCCCAGTACCTCCAACTGGTGCTCGGTCTGCCGCCGCTGAGGGCCGGACTGTGGATGATCCCGAGCACCCTCGCGTCGATCACCGCCGTCATGGTGGTGCAGCGCCTCGTGCGGCGGTACCGGCCCGCCCTGCTGATGAGCGTCTCCTTCGTCATCGCCGCGCTCGGCTTCGCCGTCATCACCCGCTCCGAGGGCCCGCACTCCCTCACCATGGTGCTCACCGGCACCTGCGTCTTCGCGTTCGGGCTCGCCGCGCCCGGTGTGCTGAGCGCGGACATCCTGCTCGGCTCGGGCCCGCCGGAGCGGGCCGGCGAGGTGTCCGCGATCCAGGAGACCAGCACGGAACTCGGTGGCGCCTTCGGTCTGGCCGTCCTCGGCAGCGTCTTCAACGCCGCCTACCGCGCCGAGGTCGCCGACGCCGTCCCCGGCGGCACCCCGGAGGCGGCCGCCTCGGCGGCGCGCGACACTCTGGGCGGCGCGGTGGACGCGGCCTCCCGGGCACCGGGCCAGCCGTGGACGGACGACCTCCTGGACGTCACCCGGAACGGCTTCGTCGACGCCTTCCACACCACGGCCCTGGTGTCCATCGCCGTGGTGCTGCTCACCGCCGCCCTCGTCGCCTCCGTGCTGCGCCGGGCCGACGCCCCCGAGGCGGCGCACTGA
- a CDS encoding DegT/DnrJ/EryC1/StrS aminotransferase family protein, producing the protein MINVFQPSLGDEELAAISEVFADNWLGHGPRTRKFEEEFAGHLGVAPEQTLFINSATAGLFLATELLGLGAADDVVLPSMSFVAAANAVAASGARPVFCDVDERTLNPTAAHVQAALTPRTRAVLILHYGGYPGDVEAIAALCRERGITLIEDAACAVASRAGGRACGTFGDIAMWSFDSMKVLVTGDGGMLYVKDPELARRARQLAYHGLEQSSGFNAAKVSHRWWELNVRNYGRRVIGNDVTAAIGSVQLGRLAGFVERRRRIAETYDRLLAGADGIVPPPPLPEGHESSYYFYWVQLDSAIRDQVAADLLDQGVYTTLRYPPLHKVPAYRAGGEILPGTDVCSENTLLLPLHQGLDDAQARTVAAALRASVERRTADAGR; encoded by the coding sequence ATGATCAACGTATTCCAGCCCAGCCTCGGCGACGAGGAACTGGCCGCGATATCCGAGGTGTTCGCCGACAACTGGCTGGGCCACGGACCGCGCACCCGGAAGTTCGAGGAGGAGTTCGCCGGGCACCTCGGTGTCGCCCCAGAGCAGACCCTGTTCATCAACTCGGCGACCGCCGGCCTCTTCCTCGCCACCGAACTCCTCGGACTGGGTGCGGCCGACGACGTGGTCCTGCCCTCGATGAGCTTCGTGGCCGCCGCCAACGCCGTCGCCGCCAGCGGCGCCCGCCCGGTCTTCTGCGACGTCGACGAACGCACCCTGAACCCCACGGCCGCCCACGTGCAAGCCGCCCTCACCCCGCGCACCAGGGCCGTGCTGATCCTGCACTACGGCGGCTACCCCGGCGACGTCGAGGCCATCGCCGCGCTCTGCCGCGAGCGCGGCATCACCCTGATCGAGGACGCCGCCTGCGCGGTCGCCTCCCGGGCCGGTGGACGGGCCTGCGGCACCTTCGGCGACATCGCCATGTGGAGCTTCGACTCGATGAAGGTCCTCGTCACCGGCGACGGCGGCATGCTGTACGTCAAGGACCCCGAACTCGCCCGCAGGGCCCGGCAGCTCGCCTACCACGGGCTGGAGCAGTCCAGTGGCTTCAACGCCGCCAAGGTGTCCCACCGCTGGTGGGAGCTGAACGTGCGGAACTACGGCCGCCGCGTCATCGGCAACGACGTCACCGCGGCCATCGGCTCCGTGCAACTGGGTCGCCTCGCCGGTTTCGTCGAGCGGCGCCGGCGCATCGCCGAGACCTACGACCGGCTCCTCGCCGGCGCCGACGGCATCGTGCCGCCGCCGCCGCTGCCCGAGGGCCACGAGTCCTCGTACTACTTCTACTGGGTGCAGTTGGACTCCGCGATCCGCGACCAGGTCGCCGCGGACCTCCTCGACCAGGGCGTGTACACCACCCTGCGCTATCCGCCGCTGCACAAGGTGCCCGCCTACCGCGCGGGAGGCGAGATCCTGCCCGGCACCGACGTCTGCTCGGAGAACACCCTCCTGCTGCCCCTGCACCAGGGCCTGGACGACGCACAGGCGCGCACCGTGGCGGCGGCCCTGCGGGCCTCGGTCGAGCGCCGCACCGCCGACGCCGGACGCTGA
- a CDS encoding dTDP-4-dehydrorhamnose 3,5-epimerase family protein: protein MRITETRVPGAYRIAPDRFTDARGTFHEGLRTDLLEQATGRPFVPRQINYSVSRRNTLRGIHSVTVPPAQAKFVTCVRGALRDIIVDLRLGSPTYGVYDTSVLDAASGLSVLVPEGVGHGFLTLTDDACICYVLSSAHVPGTQVDIDPFDPDLALPWDADEPPLLSEKDAGAPTAAEAAAAGLLATWDEALAAAAAPAAPPP, encoded by the coding sequence GTGCGCATCACGGAAACGAGGGTGCCCGGGGCGTACCGGATCGCGCCCGACCGGTTCACCGACGCGCGCGGCACCTTCCACGAGGGCCTGCGCACCGACCTGCTGGAGCAGGCCACCGGCCGCCCGTTCGTCCCGCGGCAGATCAACTACTCCGTCTCGCGGCGCAACACCCTGCGCGGCATCCACAGTGTCACCGTCCCGCCCGCCCAGGCCAAGTTCGTCACCTGCGTCCGTGGCGCGCTGCGCGACATCATCGTCGACCTGCGCCTCGGATCCCCCACCTACGGCGTGTACGACACCAGCGTCCTGGACGCCGCGTCGGGTCTCTCCGTGCTCGTCCCCGAAGGCGTCGGGCACGGCTTTCTCACCCTCACCGACGACGCCTGCATCTGCTACGTACTGTCCAGCGCCCACGTACCGGGCACCCAGGTCGACATCGATCCCTTCGACCCCGACCTCGCCCTGCCCTGGGACGCGGACGAGCCGCCGCTGCTGTCCGAGAAGGACGCGGGCGCCCCCACGGCGGCCGAGGCCGCGGCGGCAGGGCTGCTCGCCACCTGGGACGAAGCCCTCGCCGCCGCGGCGGCCCCCGCGGCACCGCCGCCCTGA